AGTATAATTAGTTATGATAAAAAttgtatgtttatatttttatcatatccCAATTAAAAATCCACTAAATAAGTCTTTTGTGAAAATATGAATATACattgaaacctctataaattaataatgttgggactacactaaaactataattttttattaatttatagaagttattaatttatcaatatattaattgaaccaaaaacttaatttgggactataaaattatattattttatagaagtttttagtgtatattaatctatagattattaatttaaaaaggtTATACTATATTTACCAGTTATAAATTCAAGTAACAATCCAATAATAATTCAGAAAAGGTAtttccttaaactatttattccaaaaaataaaagaagaaatgtTGTTCGTAGAATAGTATATTCATATACATGCATCTATTATCTGCAatttgattttacaaaaaagttgtatgtctttttttttttttgaacatcaaAAAAGTTGTATGTCGTTCTTTATATTGTTGAAAAATGTATTGATCTTTATATTGAAGgccttttacaaaaaatatatatatcatctaaATTGAACTTTGCTAAATTGGTTAGTTCTTCTACCGgtactattattattttaaattttcttaactAAGCCAACAATTAGTCAAGAATTTTATACATTATGCTCAactttggtaaaaaaaaaggagagaagagaatGTTTAAATGGTTGATGGAGTTAGTTGTATACTTTTGGGCATTAAGATGAGAATAATTTGCTCCTTCAAAAAGTTTACAGGACTTTGTAATCTTACACATCAGATAAAGTGGGAAAATCTGGTTAAGTCAAACCAGTGCGTTAGTCCGGTTCATTTCTCTTTATACAAATTGCATTAGTGTTAATTACGTGCACGTGAACACAAGGAAGAAAAGAAACAGTCAACATAGTTGCCCGCCTAACGTTTTAACACCTTTGAAGCCATTTTAAGCAAAAGTTTTGAATATATAGCTCTCACAAATATAGTAGAAGTTATCGAAAAGCTAACCAAAGAAAGAAAGTTGCAGAGAGTTATGGCTAAAATCGATGATTTTGCGCCATTTCCAGTTAAAGATCAGCTTCCAGGAGTTGAATATTGTGTATCCAGCTCTCCAAATTGGCGTATGTCTGTTAAATTTCATTTAGTATTTAGTTACTTGTTCGTTATTTTCTTAAAGAGATTCAGCACCATGTCTTAGTTTGGAATGCATATGATTGATAGTTCTCGTGGAAAAATAGATCAATAACTCTTTCTATACTAGCCGCCAAGTTAGGTTTAATGTCTAACCGAATGAATTCATGTGTGTATTAATGGTGATAAATGGTTACACAACTTGTTTATTTGTGTTTATATGATTGATGATGCAGCTGAAGGAATAGTTCAAGGGTTTCAACATTACATTGTAATGCTAGGAACTACTGTAATAATACCTTCCATACTCGTTCCTCTCATGGGTGGTGGCGATGTAAGCATTAACATCAATCTCAACTCCTAATTATGACGCACTGTTTTTTCTTAAACGGATAAAAATTGAGATTATGACGTCATTATCAGGTGCAGAAAGCGGAAGTGATAAACACAGTCCTGTTCGTGTCGGGAATAAACACGTTACTACAGAGTTTATTCGGGAGTAGACTTCCTGTCGTAATCGGAGCTTCTTATGCTTACGTCATCCCTGCTCTATACATCACTTTCTCTTACCGATTCACTTACTATCTTCATCCTCACGTGGTTAAATGACAACccacttcttctttttctttgaaaacatTTGAGAGTTTAGTCCTGAAAATAAATGTTATTGATACAGAGATTTGAGGAGACAATGAGAGCAATTCAAGGAGCTCTCATCATTGCTGCTATATTTCACATGGTCATGGGTTTCTTTGGCTTGTGGAGAATCTTGGTTAGGTCAGGAAGAAGGACAAAGAACTCGTGTTGTACAATTACTTGTGCGACAAGTAACATAAAAACACTAatgttttgcttctttttttttgggtaggTTTCTTACCCCTCTCTCAGCTGCTCCTCTCGTGATTCTCACCGGAATTGGCCTCGTCGTGCTTGCGTTTCCTCAGGTAAATTATTCAAGATTAACTCCATAAAACATCAATTAGGTTTAGGTTGTTGTGTGTTTTGCGTGGGGCTTAAGAATAGTCTTTTATGTTGCAGCTTGCGAGATGTGTAGAGATTGGACTCCCAGCGTTGATCATACTCATAATCTTATCTCAGGTGGAAGTTAATTTTGTAAGATTTTATACAAACCCAGTAGTTCTGAATCTCTGACAATGATTGTGTGTATGTTGTTGCGTGTGCTACAATCTTCAAGTATCTTCCCCACTTGTTCAAGTGTAAGAGATCGATATGCGAGCAGTTCGCTGTTCTGTTCACGGTAGCGATCGTATGGGCTTACGCAGAGATTCTGACAGCAGCTGGAGCTTACAATAAAAGACCTGACAGTACACAGCTCAGCTGTCGAACAGACCGGTCCGGTCTCATTAGTGCTTCCCCAtggtctcttaatctttcatttGTATTTCCTCTGTTTCACGATAAAAGCATAGGATTTGTCTGAACAATGTCTTCGTTCTTTCTTAGGGTGAAAATTCCATATCCGTTGCAGTGGGGACGCCCAAGCTTTCATGCAAGCGATGCATTCGCAATGATAGCTGCTTCCTACGTGGCTATTGTCGAGGTTTTGATCAACATCCCAGCTCACATTCTTGGTTTACAAAAGGATGATCTTGCTGAAAGATTAGGGTCTTTATGTTTGATCTTTGTTAGACGACAGGTTCACTCATTGCTGCTTCAAGATTTGGTAGTGCGACCCATATACCTCCCTCGGTGCTTAGCCGTGGCATCGGATGGCAAGGCGTAGGCGTTTTGCTGAATGGATTGTTTGGAACTGCAACCGGTTCAACAGCTTTGGTGTAATGAAATCAAATCTCTTTAATATAGAACGTTCTCAGGTGCCGGATCTTAaactttgttgtttttttgtttgttcttgtaGTGAAAATACAGGGCTGCTTGGACTAACAAAGGTTGGGAGCAGAAGAGTGGTTCAGATATCTGCTGGTTTCATgatcttcttctccatttttGGTAATACTCCAATCATGTGAAATTACTTGGAAACAATTTTAATTGCTAGGCAgtaattatatactttttatagGAGATTAATGATTAGGCGGATGcgatttcagaaaaaaaaatcggttAAGAAAAATCGGTTAAGAAAAATCGTTTTCTTTAGATACGATTCGCACCCTacaccgatttttagaacattacTCTTAACCATTACTAACCTTGTGAAAAAAATACAGGCAAGTTTGGGGCTGTTCTTGCGTCGATACCATTACCGATATTTGCAGCATTGTACTGTGTTCTATTCGCCTATGTTGGTATGTATATCTCAAGAACTAGACTCTTTCTACTCATTTTAGCTTTTTCTATAAATGTGATTGAGATCAGGCAGAGGACCTTGTGAACAGCTTCTGCAGGACTTGGCCTGCTTCAGTTCTGCAACTTAAACAGCTTCAGGACTAAATTCATCCTCGGCTTCTCCATCTTCATCGGTCTATCTGTCGCACAATACTTCACAGAGTATCTATTTATCTCTGGTCGTGGACCCGTTCACACTCGCACTTCTGCTGTAAGTGTATTACATCATCACtttatgtttgtttgtcttgtgtgtactgattCGTTTGTCATGGACGCAGTTCAATGTGATAATGCAAGTGATATTCTCTTCGGCTGCAACCGTTGGGATAATGGCAGCCTTCTTGTTGGACTGTACTCATAGCTACGGACACCCCTCGGTGAGGAGAGACAGTGGAAGACATTGGTGGGAGAAGTTCAGAGTCTACTACACTGACACTCGAACTGGAGAGTTCTACGCATTGCCTTATAACCTCAATCGATTCTTCCCTTCTTTCTAAAAATCTGAGACTCAGTTTCTTCAGCATCtagagatatatatatgtaccacAAAAGCAAGATTCCAACTAGAAAATTATGTTTCTAAATAATCTTGTTTTTCTTGTTACCAACACTTTCGCATGAGTTTGCTTAGAGATTGTAACAGCTACATATTCCAGAGTGACTAGGCAAATTGAGATtcaaactcttttcttttctggtGAGTAAACTGATCATCTTAGTCCGGCTGGAGATGTTGGACTGCCTCCTCCAGGTCTTCCCATGGCTCTCTGGGCCAGAGATCCATCGTAATCCTAAACAAACGTATTTTTCGATTTTAACATGAAAGCCAACATAAAGACAACTTGGTTTAGGTTGATACAAAGTATAATTTGAAACATACTCGCTTCTCGAAGGAACTATCCTGCGAGTCAGCTATCTTGTCTGCGATACCATAGTCAATGGCTGCTTGTGCTTGGAGATATTTAGGTCGCTTGATGTCCTCGTTGATCTGCTCTTTGGTTTTACCTGTTCCCTTAGCTAACAGCTCAATGTAATACTCAGTATTTGCATCGAGCTCCTTGGCCTGTCAGAGGAGGAATATTCATTAACAGTACAAGTGAAGAAAATTTCAAGGGATTACATAAGAGAGTACAAGAGTGAGAGGGCCACCTTAATCCACATGTCAATGGCAGCTCCACTTGATCTGTTTACTTTTGGCAGATACAATTTTGCTGCACCATAAAACATCAGAACTTAGAAGCTTCCACAAGAGGTACTAATAAGCATGTCATGATCTAATGCAAGTTTAAGGCTTCGAATGGTAACATGCGGAACAACAACTAAAGTGCGGTTTCTAAAAGTAACAAAAACGTAAATGTAAAGACTTTTTTAATACtaactgcggtgcggttttGTCCGTTAGCATTTGAAGTCTAAAAGTAGATATATTTTGAGAGGAGAGAACCATACTTGATGAATGTGGCTGAACTGCACGATAACCCTTTTTACCGAGAGAAAGAAGCATTGCTGCTTGACCAAAAGCCATGCCACAGTTGATAGTGTATACATCTGATTTGCAATACTTTTAACCCACACAAAAAAAGAATAGAAAAGTGAATTGATTACTGTATCATCACAATGAATATAAATGCACAGATTCTTTTAGTAAGATAGACTTACAGAAATGGTGTCAGCTATGGCATAAGCCTCTGTTTCTGACCCAACAGTCTCCATCTTCTCATTCTACATGGCAtttagcaaaataaaataagcaGATTGTCCAGATAATTCCATCAAAAGACTTAATTGAACTGACCTGAGTCCCGGGTGAGTTTATGTATAGGTAGATGGGCTTTGCTGGGTTGTCATAGTCTAACCACATAAACTGAGCAACGAGTAACTCAGTAACTGCAGGTACGATCTGCGAGTGAATCGAAGCAAGATCAATGCCTGAGCAGAGAGGAAACATAGTAACAGTAAGTTAATATCGACACATGGAGAAGTCTTACTGGCATGCCAAGGTAGCATATGCGAGCATCCAAAAGCAAAGAAGGCAAATCCGGAGGAGCAGTTCTTGGTCTTGCAGATCCTCCGCCGCCGCCTCCACCTCTGTACATTTGGACACTCATGCTGTATCTCCTAGGATCTGCTGCATTCATACCAGACATACTCCACGTTCCTCCGTTGTCCAAATAATTTCTTCTGGACGAGATGCTTTCCTATTAACAACAAAGAAGCATGccaaaaaaaagacaaagactCATATATTAGAGAAGAAACTTTGTAACTGTAAAATGGAATATGATAAGATGGATTAAAAGAGAATATTAACCTCTGTAACTTTCTCCGCTTGCCTGCGGACAGGGCTGTCCTCTGTCATGAACATATCCATTTGAGCTGGATTAAGACCGTAGAAATACTGTGGTACATTCTTGAAGTTCTGcgtcacttaaaaaaaaaaggcaaggAACATAGAATGTCAGATCAAGTTGAAAGCAAATATTGACGAATTGAAATCTCAACAAAGAGTTGCAGCAATCAAACTAATATTTTAAGATTCCATATTACACAGACAACATAACATATAAAGGGCAAAAGGCTTTCACTACTTGTTGAAACTGGTGGAGCCAAAGACATAATCTTTAGCACTAAGGTAGTTCGTGTAAGCTAAAGAATCAGAGGAAAATAGAGAACTTTGTGACCCAATTCATCACCAAAGAAAGACAACCTAAACGGATAAGGTTGAGAcctaataacaaatctatacgaaggaaaaaaaaaagtaaaagcaCAAAGCTGAGGGAGAAGTAGAAAACCTCCATCTTTGAGATTGTCTCCACGAAATTGTTTGGGGATGTGGTCAAAGCTCATATCTTTAGCAGAAGCGAAGCAGTTCGGTCTTCTTGTGCGTCGAGGAACGCTAGAGCAAGGCATGTTCGAGGAGAAGAGCTTAGATCCCGACATGAAGGGTGATTTGGGAAGCACGAACTTGGAACAGACAGATTCATGGTTGAGCTGTGGAGCAAGAGGAGAGACCATCATCGAAGTCGCCATATTTGAtccgatgaagaagaagatgattggAAGTTTGGAACGAAGGATGTGTTTAGTTTGGGGATGTTTGAGGTGAAACTAGGGATTGCTTGTCGTTTTTGCTGTCGTCAGATGAAGATGATGCAAGTAAGCACAGTCAAATCTCTACCAAACCAGAATCGGTTTGGTCTTGGTACCGGTACAGATCAATCAGTGTCTTTAACCGGCTCCGTCTCGATAAATTTCTGCCCGGTTtcatatctatttttattaatcaggGGTTTTGCTTAAGAAATTACTTTTCTTATATGATATTAAtaactttgaccaaaaaaaaaaatgatattaataaCAATTAAGATTTGATTCCTTAAATATCTAGACGATCTGGTTACCTAATTAACAACCTAGTttcttttattatacatagtatattaaataatatattattagataaattatttaattaaacaaaaattatttttttgtttgctttatTATTAGTTGgaatttatttttctcaaatgTCTTTTCTATATCTCTAGGTGGATATTTgctttttctaacaatttaacTTTATTAATAACTAGATACGGATCCGCGCTGTGCACGGATATTGTTATATCTACTTTTTACAGAAAAAATAGtggtaatatatatttatataatatttttatgttatttatttgtaaataatacatttttaaagatatattgAATTGTGGTgttgttacaaaatattttgtacatggtgttttttttgtgtgcataaattttaaatgttgtACATggtgtttttttcttataatgttagaattttcgtttgtaatttaatattttgatataaaaatgtGATTGTCAATTTAtgttctttaaaatatttttatatgttatttaaaatatattattaacatatttggcgcaaatattttttggatttactTTTAAGAATATAAGTTTGGacaaaaaattatgata
The window above is part of the Brassica napus cultivar Da-Ae chromosome C3, Da-Ae, whole genome shotgun sequence genome. Proteins encoded here:
- the LOC106385718 gene encoding nucleobase-ascorbate transporter 4, with the translated sequence MAKIDDFAPFPVKDQLPGVEYCVSSSPNWPEGIVQGFQHYIVMLGTTVIIPSILVPLMGGGDVQKAEVINTVLFVSGINTLLQSLFGSRLPVVIGASYAYVIPALYITFSYRFTYYLHPHVRFEETMRAIQGALIIAAIFHMVMGFFGLWRILVRFLTPLSAAPLVILTGIGLVVLAFPQLARCVEIGLPALIILIILSQYLPHLFKCKRSICEQFAVLFTVAIVWAYAEILTAAGAYNKRPDSTQLSCRTDRSGLISASPWVKIPYPLQWGRPSFHASDAFAMIAASYVAIVETTGSLIAASRFGSATHIPPSVLSRGIGWQGVGVLLNGLFGTATGSTALVENTGLLGLTKVGSRRVVQISAGFMIFFSIFGKFGAVLASIPLPIFAALYCVLFAYVASAGLGLLQFCNLNSFRTKFILGFSIFIGLSVAQYFTEYLFISGRGPVHTRTSAFNVIMQVIFSSAATVGIMAAFLLDCTHSYGHPSVRRDSGRHWWEKFRVYYTDTRTGEFYALPYNLNRFFPSF
- the LOC106385720 gene encoding ATP-dependent Clp protease proteolytic subunit-related protein 1, chloroplastic-like gives rise to the protein MATSMMVSPLAPQLNHESVCSKFVLPKSPFMSGSKLFSSNMPCSSVPRRTRRPNCFASAKDMSFDHIPKQFRGDNLKDGVTQNFKNVPQYFYGLNPAQMDMFMTEDSPVRRQAEKVTEESISSRRNYLDNGGTWSMSGMNAADPRRYSMSVQMYRGGGGGGGSARPRTAPPDLPSLLLDARICYLGMPIVPAVTELLVAQFMWLDYDNPAKPIYLYINSPGTQNEKMETVGSETEAYAIADTISYCKSDVYTINCGMAFGQAAMLLSLGKKGYRAVQPHSSTKLYLPKVNRSSGAAIDMWIKAKELDANTEYYIELLAKGTGKTKEQINEDIKRPKYLQAQAAIDYGIADKIADSQDSSFEKRDYDGSLAQRAMGRPGGGSPTSPAGLR